The following proteins are encoded in a genomic region of bacterium:
- a CDS encoding ABC transporter ATP-binding protein yields the protein MIKITDLWKSFEGNQVLKGVDLHIRRNEVMVVIGQSGVGKSVLLKLIIGLLKPDRGRIEVFGQDITQLEGEDLRKIQRRTGMVFQGAALFDSLTVRQNVGFFLYENTDLDEATISRVVREKLVLVGLEGIEDKKPAELSGGMKKRVGLARVIAAEPEIIFYDEPTTGIDPIRGAGINRLIKELQKKLSLTSVVVTHDIVSAYQIADRIAMLYDGRIIEVGSPDQIRQTKDPLVHQFITGEANGPIQ from the coding sequence ATGATCAAGATAACCGATCTCTGGAAGTCCTTTGAAGGCAATCAGGTTTTAAAGGGAGTTGATCTGCACATCAGACGGAACGAGGTTATGGTTGTTATTGGGCAGAGTGGGGTGGGCAAGAGTGTATTACTAAAGCTGATTATAGGACTCCTTAAACCCGATCGCGGTCGAATTGAGGTGTTTGGACAAGATATTACCCAACTTGAAGGGGAAGATCTGCGGAAGATTCAAAGACGAACCGGTATGGTTTTTCAGGGAGCCGCGCTTTTTGATTCCTTAACCGTGAGGCAAAATGTAGGATTTTTCCTTTATGAGAATACCGATCTGGATGAAGCCACTATCTCCAGGGTGGTTAGGGAAAAATTGGTCTTGGTTGGGTTGGAAGGCATTGAGGATAAGAAACCGGCTGAGCTTTCCGGAGGAATGAAGAAAAGGGTGGGTCTGGCCAGGGTTATCGCCGCTGAGCCAGAGATCATCTTTTATGATGAGCCAACTACCGGCATAGACCCTATTCGGGGGGCGGGAATAAACCGGTTGATTAAAGAGTTGCAAAAAAAACTTTCTTTAACCTCGGTAGTAGTAACCCACGATATAGTCAGTGCTTACCAAATTGCTGACCGAATCGCTATGTTATACGATGGCCGAATCATAGAGGTGGGGAGTCCGGATCAGATAAGACAAACAAAAGACCCTTTGGTTCATCAGTTTATTACCGGCGAAGCCAATGGGCCGATTCAATAA
- a CDS encoding metallophosphoesterase — MKKVIFGGVGLFVLLPILAAGLIIITAYIDARYIELNWIKVEKVRIKCPPLAEPLKDVRIVFIADLHVRGKIGYRERRLVKIVNDLKPDIILLGGDYIVEEDDLEASLEVLGNLQASQGVFGIRGDYEHVIFDQKELVQRLRRAGVILLMDETRKIRIGDRPPFYLLGVDVHRKVIDDLERIMIDLPKEAPTLLLVHQPWVVEPASEMGIDLVLAGDIHGGQMGIAWIRELTEDYARLKYVSGLYQVGNTLLYVTRGIGWTHKQIRFLCRPEVTLIKIVKDGWADKPRVPKEFKGKSWLQTVALKGWTRFKEIVGIHLMDGE; from the coding sequence ATGAAAAAAGTTATTTTCGGGGGAGTGGGACTGTTTGTTCTTTTACCGATTCTGGCGGCCGGCTTAATAATAATTACGGCTTACATTGATGCCAGATATATAGAACTCAATTGGATAAAGGTAGAAAAAGTAAGAATAAAATGTCCACCCCTGGCCGAACCATTAAAGGATGTTAGGATTGTTTTTATTGCGGATTTACACGTAAGAGGTAAGATAGGATATCGGGAGAGACGGTTAGTCAAAATTGTCAATGATTTAAAACCAGATATTATCTTACTGGGAGGCGATTATATTGTAGAAGAAGATGACCTGGAAGCTTCTCTTGAGGTCCTGGGCAACCTGCAAGCCTCTCAGGGGGTTTTTGGGATAAGGGGTGACTATGAACACGTAATTTTTGATCAAAAGGAATTAGTTCAGCGGTTGAGGAGGGCAGGAGTAATCCTCTTAATGGATGAGACCAGAAAGATTCGGATAGGAGATCGTCCTCCTTTTTACCTATTAGGAGTTGACGTTCATCGCAAAGTAATAGATGATTTGGAAAGGATAATGATTGATCTTCCGAAGGAGGCCCCTACTTTACTGCTGGTACATCAGCCGTGGGTAGTGGAACCTGCTTCTGAGATGGGTATTGATCTTGTTCTGGCGGGTGACATCCACGGTGGCCAGATGGGGATAGCCTGGATCAGGGAATTGACAGAGGATTATGCCCGGCTTAAGTATGTAAGCGGTCTCTATCAAGTGGGGAACACCCTTCTTTATGTCACGCGTGGGATAGGCTGGACCCATAAACAGATCAGATTTCTGTGTCGGCCTGAGGTGACCTTAATCAAGATAGTAAAAGATGGTTGGGCTGATAAGCCACGGGTGCCCAAAGAATTTAAGGGGAAGAGTTGGTTACAGACGGTGGCGCTCAAGGGATGGACGCGTTTTAAAGAGATAGTCGGGATACATTTGATGGATGGGGAATAG
- a CDS encoding sugar transferase, with product MRACLEERFGDLPMETSNYRRASFVLDRDLCLTIKRGIDIIVSSLMVILLSPLLLAMATIIKLDSKGSALFRQQRVGKDGRIFTMYKFRTMRVDAELASGPVWAKKNDPRVTRIGSYLRKTRADELPQLINVLKGEMTLVGPRPERPVFVNEFKHTIPGYKARLSVKPGLTGLAQVRYRYDSSICDVKRKLRYDLLYVKRMCLMLDLRILFQTVEVVLTGKGAH from the coding sequence ATGAGAGCTTGCTTAGAAGAGAGGTTTGGTGATCTACCGATGGAGACGAGTAACTATAGAAGGGCAAGTTTTGTTTTGGACCGCGATTTGTGTTTAACTATTAAAAGAGGGATTGATATTATTGTTTCCTCGCTGATGGTGATCTTATTGTCTCCATTGTTGCTGGCGATGGCTACTATTATTAAGTTGGATTCAAAGGGGTCGGCTTTATTCAGACAACAACGGGTGGGGAAGGACGGCCGTATTTTTACGATGTATAAATTTCGGACGATGAGAGTTGATGCTGAGCTGGCGAGCGGTCCCGTATGGGCTAAGAAAAATGATCCCCGGGTTACCAGAATAGGGAGTTATTTGCGAAAAACTCGAGCTGATGAATTGCCTCAGTTAATTAACGTGTTAAAAGGAGAAATGACCCTGGTAGGGCCTCGTCCGGAACGGCCGGTTTTTGTGAATGAGTTCAAACATACTATTCCAGGATATAAAGCCAGATTAAGTGTGAAACCTGGTCTGACAGGTTTAGCCCAGGTTCGCTACCGGTATGATTCTTCTATCTGTGATGTAAAGAGAAAATTGAGGTATGATTTACTTTATGTAAAACGTATGTGTCTAATGTTGGATTTAAGAATCCTTTTTCAGACGGTAGAAGTTGTTCTGACTGGAAAGGGAGCTCACTAA